From one Mycobacteriales bacterium genomic stretch:
- a CDS encoding DUF1844 domain-containing protein produces the protein MPDSPGEALAGLTRDIAEVPAIEVVTACAVNLMSAAAVKLGLAEDGEHLRDLDEARRLIEALAGLVDGAGPYLSFHAAPVKDGLRSLQLAFREASEYPDEPGRGPGEKYTGPVW, from the coding sequence GTGCCCGACTCCCCCGGCGAGGCGCTCGCCGGGCTGACCCGCGACATCGCCGAGGTGCCCGCCATCGAGGTCGTCACCGCGTGCGCGGTCAACCTGATGTCCGCCGCCGCCGTGAAGCTCGGGCTGGCCGAGGACGGCGAGCACCTGCGCGACCTGGACGAGGCGCGCCGGCTCATCGAGGCGCTCGCCGGCCTGGTCGACGGCGCCGGGCCGTACCTGTCGTTCCACGCCGCCCCGGTCAAGGACGGGCTGCGGTCGTTGCAGCTCGCGTTCCGCGAGGCGTCGGAGTACCCGGACGAGCCGGGCCGCGGGCCGGGCGAGAAGTACACCGGCCCGGTGTGGTGA
- the infC gene encoding translation initiation factor IF-3, with protein sequence MSVEPRINDRIRIPEVRLVGAEGEQIGIVPIGEAMRMAQEQDLDLVEVAPMARPPVCKIMDYGKFKYEEALRAKEARKKQSLTIIKEIKLRPKIDPHDYGTKKGHVERFLKAGDKVKVTIMFRGREQSRPELGYRLLQRLADDVTDLGLVESAPKQDGRNMIMVLAPHKKRMPVAAEQAAAGEPDPAGDQAPGA encoded by the coding sequence ATCAGCGTCGAACCACGGATCAACGACCGGATCCGCATTCCCGAAGTCCGTCTCGTCGGCGCGGAGGGCGAGCAGATCGGCATCGTGCCGATCGGCGAGGCCATGCGCATGGCCCAGGAGCAGGACCTCGACCTCGTCGAGGTCGCGCCGATGGCCAGGCCGCCGGTCTGCAAGATCATGGACTACGGGAAGTTCAAGTACGAAGAGGCGCTGCGGGCCAAGGAGGCTCGCAAGAAGCAGTCGCTCACGATCATCAAGGAGATCAAGCTCCGGCCGAAGATCGACCCGCACGACTACGGCACCAAGAAGGGCCACGTCGAGCGGTTCCTCAAGGCCGGGGACAAGGTCAAGGTCACGATCATGTTCCGCGGTCGCGAGCAGTCGCGACCGGAGCTCGGCTACCGCCTGCTCCAGCGGCTGGCGGACGACGTCACCGACCTCGGTCTGGTCGAGTCGGCGCCGAAGCAGGACGGCCGAAACATGATCATGGTCCTGGCCCCGCACAAGAAGCGCATGCCCGTGGCGGCCGAGCAGGCCGCGGCGGGCGAACCGGACCCCGCGGGCGACCAAGCCCCCGGGGCCTGA
- the rpmI gene encoding 50S ribosomal protein L35, with product MPKQKTHSGASKRFKITGSGKVLFQRAGKRHLLERKPSTLTRRLTGTTELSKPDAKTARKLLGK from the coding sequence ATGCCCAAGCAGAAGACGCACAGCGGCGCCTCGAAGCGCTTCAAGATCACCGGCTCCGGCAAGGTGCTGTTCCAGCGCGCCGGCAAGCGCCACCTCCTGGAGCGCAAGCCGAGCACGCTGACCCGCCGCCTCACCGGCACCACCGAGCTGTCGAAGCCGGACGCGAAGACCGCCCGCAAGCTCCTCGGCAAGTAG
- the rplT gene encoding 50S ribosomal protein L20: protein MARVKRAVNAHKKRRVVLERASGYRGQRSRLYRKAKEQMLHSMQYAYRDRKKRKGDFRQLWIQRINAAARLNGMTYNRFIQGLKAAGVEVDRKVLADLAVTDEAAFAQLVEVARAALPASTPAA from the coding sequence GTGGCACGCGTGAAGCGGGCGGTCAACGCCCACAAGAAGCGCCGCGTCGTACTCGAGCGCGCCAGCGGCTACCGCGGCCAGCGTTCGCGGCTGTACCGCAAGGCCAAGGAGCAGATGCTCCACTCGATGCAGTACGCCTACCGCGACCGCAAGAAGCGCAAGGGCGACTTCCGGCAGCTGTGGATCCAGCGGATCAACGCCGCCGCCCGGCTCAACGGCATGACGTACAACCGGTTCATCCAGGGCCTCAAGGCCGCGGGCGTCGAGGTGGACCGCAAGGTCCTCGCCGACCTCGCGGTGACCGACGAGGCGGCGTTCGCGCAGCTCGTCGAGGTGGCCCGCGCGGCCCTGCCCGCGAGCACGCCCGCGGCATAG
- a CDS encoding RNA methyltransferase: MVLETARNPRVSGARRLARRAARREEGRFLVEGPAGVAEALADPRGLVELFATPEAADRHADLVARAARVTLVAPKVMDALASTVSPQGLVGVAETRDVPLSDVLAARPRLVAVLAHARDPGNAGTILRTADAAGADAVVFPDDSVDPYNPKCVRSSAGSVFHVPFVEGGAVADVVAALRAGGLRVLATTAGAGTSLDDADLSGPTAWLFGNEAWGLAPEDVALADERVRVPIYGRAESLNLATAAALCLYASARAHRG; this comes from the coding sequence ATCGTCCTCGAGACGGCGCGCAACCCGAGAGTGTCGGGGGCGCGCCGTCTCGCGCGTCGGGCCGCCCGCCGCGAGGAGGGCCGGTTCCTGGTCGAGGGGCCGGCCGGGGTCGCCGAGGCGCTGGCCGACCCGCGCGGCCTGGTCGAGCTGTTCGCGACGCCGGAGGCGGCCGACCGCCACGCCGACCTGGTGGCGCGGGCCGCGCGGGTGACGCTCGTCGCGCCCAAGGTCATGGACGCGCTCGCGTCGACCGTGTCGCCGCAGGGCCTGGTCGGCGTCGCCGAGACCCGCGACGTCCCGCTGAGCGACGTGCTGGCGGCGCGGCCGCGGCTGGTCGCTGTCCTCGCGCACGCCCGCGACCCCGGCAACGCCGGCACCATCCTGCGCACCGCGGACGCGGCGGGCGCGGACGCCGTGGTGTTCCCGGACGACTCGGTCGACCCGTACAACCCGAAGTGCGTGCGCTCGTCGGCGGGCAGCGTGTTCCACGTGCCGTTCGTCGAGGGCGGGGCCGTTGCCGACGTCGTCGCGGCGCTGCGCGCGGGCGGGCTGCGGGTGCTCGCCACCACCGCCGGCGCCGGCACCTCGCTGGACGACGCGGACCTGTCCGGGCCGACCGCGTGGCTGTTCGGCAACGAGGCGTGGGGGCTGGCGCCCGAGGACGTCGCGCTCGCCGACGAGCGGGTCCGGGTGCCGATCTACGGCCGCGCCGAGAGCCTCAACCTGGCCACCGCCGCCGCGCTCTGCCTCTACGCCTCCGCGCGCGCCCACCGCGGCTGA